A DNA window from Methanobrevibacter ruminantium contains the following coding sequences:
- a CDS encoding aldo/keto reductase, giving the protein MKYRKLGKTGLKVSEIGFGAEWLQGKTLEESRELIDYCHSEGVNFLDCWMSEPNVRTNIGIAIKDTRKDWIIQGHFGSTWQDGQYVRTREMDKVIPAFEDFMERFQIDYLDFGMIHYVDEVEDFENIMNGEFIKYVRQQKEDGVIKHIGISTHSPTVALLATEVEDIELIMFSINPAFDMLASINDIAVYIEDDTYKNKELEGLAPERAELYQVCKEKDIPLVVMKGYAGGRLLRDEDSPFGVALTPIQCIDYCLSRPAVASIMVGANDVKEMEDAIAYETASHKGKDYASVLVNAPKNSYEGQCTYCGHCAPCTENINIAMVNKFYDLARHHDEVPQSIKAHYNDLAYNASDCIACGNCEERCPFNVGIVEIMDNAKELFQ; this is encoded by the coding sequence ATGAAATATAGAAAATTAGGAAAAACAGGGCTTAAGGTAAGTGAAATAGGTTTTGGTGCTGAATGGCTTCAAGGCAAAACATTGGAGGAATCAAGGGAATTGATCGATTATTGTCACAGCGAAGGCGTAAACTTCCTTGACTGTTGGATGAGTGAACCTAATGTAAGGACCAATATTGGGATAGCCATTAAGGACACAAGGAAAGATTGGATCATCCAAGGCCATTTCGGTTCCACTTGGCAAGATGGCCAATATGTTCGTACACGTGAAATGGATAAGGTCATTCCAGCGTTTGAAGACTTTATGGAACGTTTTCAAATAGATTACCTTGATTTCGGTATGATTCATTATGTTGATGAGGTAGAGGATTTTGAGAACATAATGAACGGTGAATTCATCAAGTATGTGAGACAGCAAAAGGAAGACGGTGTAATAAAACATATTGGAATAAGCACCCACAGCCCTACCGTTGCGCTTTTAGCTACTGAAGTTGAGGATATAGAGCTCATCATGTTCAGCATAAATCCTGCATTTGACATGTTGGCATCCATTAATGACATAGCTGTTTACATTGAGGATGATACCTATAAAAACAAGGAATTGGAGGGTCTTGCACCTGAAAGAGCGGAATTATATCAAGTTTGTAAGGAAAAGGACATTCCTCTTGTAGTTATGAAAGGATATGCTGGAGGCAGATTGCTTAGAGATGAGGATTCTCCATTTGGTGTAGCGCTCACACCTATACAATGTATTGATTATTGTCTTAGCCGGCCTGCAGTTGCATCAATAATGGTTGGTGCAAATGATGTCAAGGAAATGGAAGATGCAATTGCATATGAAACTGCAAGTCATAAGGGAAAGGATTATGCCTCAGTTCTCGTGAATGCACCTAAAAACTCTTATGAAGGCCAATGCACTTATTGCGGCCACTGTGCACCATGCACTGAAAACATCAATATCGCAATGGTGAACAAGTTCTATGACCTTGCAAGGCATCATGATGAAGTTCCACAATCCATCAAGGCTCATTATAATGATTTAGCCTACAATGCTTCTGATTGCATTGCCTGTGGAAACTGCGAAGAAAGATGCCCATTCAATGTGGGTATTGTTGAAATAATGGATAATGCTAAGGAATTGTTCCAATAA
- a CDS encoding DUF3795 domain-containing protein has product MAEKRFLRDDILFSLCGLNCSLCPMFIRGGCTGCREGSSCYKICEFAPCSIEHGNLDYCFECEEYPCRKYDGVDLHDSLISHLNQKKDMEKAKRIGIENYHKEQIEKNAILNKLLKEYDIGHRDVFFLPCS; this is encoded by the coding sequence ATGGCTGAGAAAAGATTCTTAAGAGATGACATTTTATTTTCACTATGTGGTCTCAATTGTAGCTTATGTCCTATGTTCATTCGTGGGGGATGTACAGGTTGTCGTGAAGGCAGTTCCTGTTACAAGATATGTGAATTTGCTCCCTGTAGCATCGAGCATGGAAACTTGGATTACTGTTTTGAATGTGAAGAGTACCCTTGTCGAAAGTATGATGGGGTTGATTTGCATGACTCTCTTATTTCTCATTTGAATCAGAAAAAGGATATGGAGAAAGCAAAAAGGATAGGGATTGAAAACTATCATAAAGAGCAAATTGAAAAGAATGCAATTCTCAATAAGCTATTGAAAGAGTATGATATTGGCCATAGGGATGTGTTTTTTCTGCCTTGCAGTTAA